ATGTAGTCCTCGGTCTCCTTCTTGTCCGGGTTCTCGAAGATGGTGGTGGTGTCGTTGAACTCCACCAGGTGGCCGGGTTTGCCGGTGGCCTCGAGGGAGAAGAAGGCGGTCTTGTCGGACACACGCGCCGCCTGCTGCATGTTGTGGGTCACGATGACGATGGTGTAATCGTTTTTCAGCTCGTGAATCAGATCCTCGACAGCGAGGGTGGAAATTGGGTCGAGGGCGGAGCAAGGCTCATCCATCAGCAAAACCTCGGGGCGCACCGCGATGGCTCGGGCGATGCACAGGCGCTGCTGTTGGCCACCGGAAAGTCCGCCGCCCGGCTTATCCAGGCGGTCTTTAACTTCCTCCCAGAGGTTCGCGCCACGCAGAGACTCCTCGGCCACTTCCTTGAGCTTCTTTTTGTTCTTCTCGCCAGCTAGCTTCAGTCCGGCGACGACATTGTCCTCGATGGACATTGTGGGGAAGGGGTTCGCTTTCTGAAAGACCATGCCGATGGTG
The Corynebacterium sp. BD556 genome window above contains:
- the pstB gene encoding phosphate ABC transporter ATP-binding protein PstB, with the protein product MSKLELNDVNIYYGDFHAVQNVNMKVPAQAVTAFIGPSGCGKSTVLRTLNRMHEVIPNATVTGEIVLDGNNIYGPKVDPVSVRNTIGMVFQKANPFPTMSIEDNVVAGLKLAGEKNKKKLKEVAEESLRGANLWEEVKDRLDKPGGGLSGGQQQRLCIARAIAVRPEVLLMDEPCSALDPISTLAVEDLIHELKNDYTIVIVTHNMQQAARVSDKTAFFSLEATGKPGHLVEFNDTTTIFENPDKKETEDYIAGRFG